A window of Auraticoccus monumenti contains these coding sequences:
- a CDS encoding glycosyltransferase family protein, whose amino-acid sequence MTLPPPTTDSPRDVDVLDISDLRFPGGTSHSVAEEIQAQATAGWTTGLVHLNGPLVSKVREVNPLIRAQVRAGNARLLIGRDPVRAGVVVVRHPAVLEHAAEQLPPISTEHVVVVANAAPLDIDGHRHYTPQRVHAIALEHFGVAPVWAPIGPQVRESIREEVPAGSMLAEDWVNIIDVDAWAVTRDGWAADVAVIGRHSRNSPQKWPRDRHILEAVYPVDGSVRVAVLGGAEPAARVLGQALPDSWQVLPFGALPAKNFLAGLDFFVYYHDPQWVEAFGRTILEAMASGVPAILPPHFRELFGEAAVYAEPEDVRATIARLRADRAEWERVAERASALTRERFGREAHVQRITTFIDRPAVPDAEAPVVPVVPTSSNEADPAPVDTSSSSHRPRLLLISSNGAGMGHLTRLLSYARRAEPSLEPHVLSLSQAVGVVGSFGYPYEYLPSTGATGMAPRRWHPLFADRVSETIARIDPAVVVFDGTWPYDGIPVVRERHPGPRWVWSRRGLWRAHKNAEQLAKADWFDLVIEPGDLADPLDRGATREAPASRVGPVTLLDPTDLTGRAEAREVLGLPAEGPLALVSLGAGNINDTSGDVGAAVAALRSLGVDACVTQTQIAAASSVPDDVHVVRHFPLSRHFRAFDVAVSATGYNSFHEFLRFGVPTLFVPNTGTALDDTEARSRWAAQQGWSHELPSLTPATATPLLAELLERGPEMAARAVAADPGNGAPAAADLLVQLASQVRTS is encoded by the coding sequence GTGACCCTCCCCCCGCCCACGACCGATTCCCCCCGCGACGTGGACGTCCTCGACATCTCCGACCTCCGCTTCCCCGGCGGCACCTCCCACAGCGTCGCCGAGGAGATCCAGGCCCAGGCGACCGCGGGCTGGACGACCGGTCTGGTCCACCTCAACGGGCCGCTGGTCTCCAAGGTCCGCGAGGTCAACCCACTGATCCGCGCCCAGGTGCGCGCCGGCAACGCCCGGCTGCTGATCGGCCGGGACCCGGTGCGGGCCGGCGTCGTGGTGGTGCGGCACCCCGCGGTTCTCGAGCACGCCGCCGAGCAGCTGCCGCCGATCAGCACCGAGCACGTCGTGGTGGTGGCCAACGCCGCCCCCCTCGACATCGACGGCCACCGCCACTACACGCCCCAGCGGGTGCACGCCATCGCCCTCGAGCACTTCGGGGTCGCGCCGGTGTGGGCCCCGATCGGCCCCCAGGTGCGCGAGTCGATCCGCGAGGAGGTCCCGGCCGGCTCGATGCTCGCCGAGGACTGGGTCAACATCATTGACGTCGACGCCTGGGCGGTGACCCGCGACGGGTGGGCCGCCGACGTCGCGGTGATCGGCCGGCACAGCCGCAACTCCCCGCAGAAGTGGCCGCGTGACCGGCACATCCTCGAGGCCGTCTACCCGGTCGACGGCAGTGTCCGGGTCGCCGTCCTCGGCGGCGCGGAACCGGCCGCTCGGGTGCTGGGCCAGGCGCTGCCGGACTCCTGGCAGGTCCTGCCCTTCGGCGCCCTCCCGGCCAAGAACTTCCTGGCCGGACTGGACTTCTTCGTCTACTACCACGACCCGCAGTGGGTGGAGGCGTTCGGGCGCACGATCCTGGAGGCCATGGCCAGCGGGGTCCCGGCCATCCTGCCGCCGCACTTCCGGGAGCTCTTCGGCGAGGCGGCGGTCTATGCCGAACCCGAGGACGTCCGCGCCACCATCGCCCGCTTGCGCGCCGACCGCGCCGAGTGGGAGAGGGTGGCCGAACGGGCCTCCGCCCTGACCCGGGAGCGTTTTGGCCGCGAGGCCCACGTGCAGCGGATCACCACCTTCATCGACCGGCCGGCCGTCCCCGACGCCGAGGCCCCGGTCGTCCCTGTCGTCCCCACCTCGTCCAACGAGGCCGACCCGGCCCCGGTCGACACCTCCTCGTCGTCCCACCGTCCGCGGCTGCTGCTGATCAGCAGCAACGGCGCCGGCATGGGGCACCTGACCCGGCTGCTGTCCTACGCCCGGCGGGCCGAGCCGTCGCTGGAGCCGCACGTCCTCTCCCTCTCCCAGGCCGTCGGCGTGGTCGGCTCCTTCGGCTACCCCTACGAGTACCTGCCCTCCACCGGCGCCACCGGGATGGCGCCGCGGCGCTGGCACCCGCTCTTCGCCGACCGGGTCAGCGAGACCATCGCCCGCATCGACCCGGCGGTGGTCGTCTTCGACGGCACCTGGCCCTACGACGGGATCCCGGTGGTGCGCGAGCGCCACCCGGGCCCGCGGTGGGTGTGGTCGCGACGGGGGCTCTGGCGGGCCCACAAGAACGCCGAGCAGCTGGCCAAGGCCGACTGGTTCGACCTGGTGATCGAGCCCGGGGACCTGGCCGACCCGCTGGACCGGGGCGCCACCCGGGAGGCCCCGGCCTCCCGCGTCGGACCGGTCACCCTGCTCGACCCCACCGACCTCACCGGTCGTGCCGAGGCCCGCGAGGTCCTCGGGCTGCCGGCCGAGGGACCGCTCGCCCTGGTCTCCCTCGGCGCGGGGAACATCAACGACACCAGCGGCGACGTCGGGGCCGCGGTCGCCGCCCTGCGCTCGCTCGGGGTCGACGCCTGCGTCACCCAGACCCAGATCGCCGCCGCGAGCTCGGTCCCCGACGACGTGCACGTGGTCCGGCACTTCCCGCTGTCACGGCACTTCCGGGCGTTCGACGTCGCGGTCAGCGCCACCGGCTACAACTCCTTCCACGAGTTCCTGCGCTTCGGTGTCCCCACCCTGTTCGTGCCGAACACCGGCACCGCCCTGGACGACACCGAGGCGCGCTCGCGCTGGGCGGCGCAGCAGGGCTGGTCCCACGAGCTCCCCAGCCTGACGCCGGCCACCGCGACCCCGCTGCTGGCCGAGCTGCTCGAGCGCGGTCCCGAGATGGCCGCCCGCGCGGTCGCCGCCGACCCCGGCAACGGCGCGCCCGCCGCCGCCGACCTGCTGGTCCAGCTCGCATCCCAGGTGAGGACGTCATGA
- a CDS encoding nucleotide sugar dehydrogenase, protein MGDRIAIIGQGYVGLPLAHEASRAGHTVLGLDISERITSALNEGRSHVDDLSDADIAEMISQGYRASTDFTQLAECDVVVICVPTPLSKDGGPDLGPVLAATASVAQNLHPGMLVVLESTTYPGTTDEEVRPLLEADGLTAGVDFHLAFSPERIDPGNQKFGPKNTPKVVGGHTPACTEAASRFYGSFVDTVVPTKGTREAEMAKLLENTYRHINIALVNEMARFCHELEIDLWDVIDAAATKPFGFQAFRPGPGVGGHCIPIDPNYLSHNVQARLGYPFRFVELAQEINATMPSYVARRIQDALNEDGRALRGAKVLLLGVTYKPNIADTRESPATPLAKVLHSRGADLRYHDPYVRSWSPNGVDVPAATEDLLTAAGEADLCVLLQDHRDFDLSALAGSGTRVLDTRGVMQRSDTVERL, encoded by the coding sequence ATGGGCGACCGGATCGCCATCATCGGCCAGGGCTACGTCGGTCTGCCGCTCGCCCACGAGGCGAGCCGGGCTGGTCACACCGTCCTCGGCCTGGACATCAGCGAGCGGATCACCTCCGCCCTGAACGAGGGCCGGAGCCACGTCGACGACCTGTCCGACGCCGACATCGCGGAGATGATCTCGCAGGGCTACCGCGCCTCGACCGACTTCACCCAGCTCGCCGAGTGCGACGTCGTGGTGATCTGCGTGCCGACCCCGCTCTCCAAGGACGGCGGACCCGACCTCGGCCCGGTGCTCGCGGCCACCGCCAGCGTCGCGCAGAACCTGCACCCCGGGATGCTCGTGGTGCTGGAGTCCACCACCTACCCCGGCACCACCGACGAGGAGGTCCGCCCCCTGCTCGAGGCCGACGGGCTGACCGCGGGCGTGGACTTCCACCTGGCGTTCTCCCCCGAGCGGATCGACCCGGGCAACCAGAAGTTCGGCCCGAAGAACACCCCCAAGGTCGTCGGCGGCCACACCCCCGCCTGCACCGAGGCGGCCTCACGCTTCTACGGCTCCTTCGTCGACACCGTGGTCCCCACCAAGGGCACCCGCGAGGCCGAGATGGCCAAGCTGCTGGAGAACACCTACCGCCACATCAACATCGCCCTGGTCAACGAGATGGCGCGGTTCTGCCACGAGCTCGAGATCGACCTCTGGGACGTCATCGACGCCGCGGCCACCAAGCCCTTCGGCTTCCAGGCCTTCCGCCCCGGTCCCGGCGTCGGCGGCCACTGCATCCCGATCGACCCGAACTACCTCTCCCACAACGTCCAGGCCCGCCTGGGCTACCCGTTCCGGTTCGTGGAGCTGGCCCAGGAGATCAACGCGACGATGCCCTCCTACGTGGCTCGTCGCATCCAGGACGCCCTGAACGAGGACGGCCGGGCCCTGCGCGGGGCGAAGGTGCTCCTGCTCGGGGTCACCTACAAGCCGAACATCGCCGACACCCGGGAGTCCCCGGCCACCCCGCTGGCCAAGGTGCTGCACAGCCGGGGCGCCGACCTGCGCTACCACGACCCGTACGTGCGGAGCTGGAGCCCCAACGGCGTCGACGTCCCCGCCGCCACCGAGGACCTGCTCACCGCAGCCGGCGAGGCCGACCTGTGCGTGCTGCTGCAGGACCACCGCGACTTCGACCTGAGCGCCCTGGCGGGCAGCGGGACGCGCGTGCTGGACACCCGTGGCGTCATGCAGCGCAGCGACACCGTCGAGCGGCTCTGA
- a CDS encoding glycosyltransferase has protein sequence MTPSSGHGEHQSILVVTVVHDPRDARIWFRQIRALLAAGWRVTYAAPFSQIAEVSVDDLAPEDAARLELVDVPRARARHRARAALTARRLLRDRGAEHDVVLVHDPELLLAAIGLDLPHLVWDVHEDPAAALGVKAWMPGPLRGPASRGWRRVERWAEENRSLILAERSYQKRFRRRHPVVLNSVTVPEGRRPSTTRRVLYLGSVTSVRGGDLLPAIGAGLRERTGGSIQLEVIGGAHDASTERALLSAQEAGDLIWHGYLPSDQALDRVSGALAGLALLSDVPNYHLSLPTKVVEYCALGVPVITTPLPLAARLVTEHEVGVVVPYADPAAVVDAVVQLAADQEAADQMGARGHELALREHDWRHWSAVFIDEMARFADHRSARSRPHAHSFQPRRV, from the coding sequence ATGACTCCGAGCAGCGGCCACGGCGAGCACCAGTCCATCCTGGTGGTCACCGTGGTGCACGACCCCCGGGACGCGCGGATCTGGTTCCGGCAGATCCGCGCCCTGCTCGCCGCCGGCTGGCGGGTCACCTACGCGGCCCCCTTCAGCCAGATCGCCGAGGTGTCGGTCGACGACCTGGCCCCCGAGGACGCGGCCCGGCTGGAGCTGGTCGACGTCCCACGCGCCCGCGCGCGCCACCGGGCCCGGGCGGCGCTGACCGCGCGACGTCTCCTGCGCGACCGCGGGGCCGAGCACGACGTGGTGCTGGTGCACGACCCCGAGCTGCTGCTGGCCGCGATCGGCCTGGACCTCCCGCACCTGGTCTGGGACGTCCACGAGGACCCCGCGGCCGCCCTGGGGGTCAAGGCCTGGATGCCCGGACCGCTGCGCGGACCGGCCAGCCGCGGCTGGCGCCGGGTCGAGCGGTGGGCCGAGGAGAACCGCTCGTTGATCCTGGCCGAACGCAGCTACCAGAAGCGGTTCCGGCGCCGCCACCCCGTCGTGCTCAACTCGGTCACGGTCCCCGAAGGACGTCGACCCAGCACCACCCGGCGCGTGCTGTACCTCGGCTCGGTGACCTCCGTCCGCGGTGGTGACCTGCTCCCGGCCATCGGCGCCGGCCTCCGCGAGCGCACCGGCGGCAGCATCCAGCTGGAGGTCATCGGCGGGGCCCACGACGCCTCCACCGAGAGGGCGCTGCTGTCGGCCCAGGAGGCCGGTGACCTGATCTGGCACGGCTACCTCCCCAGCGACCAGGCCCTGGACCGGGTCAGCGGGGCGCTGGCCGGGCTGGCCCTGCTGAGCGACGTCCCCAACTACCACCTGAGCCTGCCCACCAAGGTGGTGGAGTACTGCGCCCTCGGCGTGCCGGTGATCACCACCCCGCTGCCCCTGGCGGCCCGGCTGGTGACCGAGCACGAGGTCGGCGTGGTCGTCCCCTACGCCGACCCGGCCGCGGTGGTGGACGCCGTGGTCCAGCTGGCCGCCGACCAGGAGGCCGCGGACCAGATGGGCGCCCGGGGTCACGAGCTGGCGCTGCGCGAGCACGACTGGCGGCACTGGTCGGCGGTGTTCATCGACGAGATGGCCCGCTTCGCCGACCACCGCTCGGCCCGCTCCCGCCCGCACGCGCACTCGTTCCAGCCGCGCCGCGTCTGA
- a CDS encoding magnesium and cobalt transport protein CorA: protein MPLVDNCVYVDGRRTENPASLDETFELLHERRGMAWIGLFRPSPAELDSVAREFDLHPLAVEDAGKGHQRPKVERYGDTLFVVLRPAWYVDETETVEFGEVHVFIGPSFVVTVRHATRPDLAPVRSRLESSPDLLAMGPEAVLYTVLDEVVDGYAPVVAGLENDIDEIEDQLFANDPDVSRRIYQLLSEVIGFQRATTPLFAVLEGLLRGAEKYQVHEELQRSLRDVLDHALRVTERADAFRTLLQNALTVHSTLVTQQQNDEMRRLSEAGLAQNEETRRLSETSLRQGEEVKKISAWAAILFAPTLIASVYGMNFDHMPELAWRAGYPLAVGGMVLMALVLYAVFRRKGWL from the coding sequence GTGCCCCTGGTGGACAACTGCGTCTACGTCGACGGTCGCCGGACCGAGAACCCGGCGAGCCTGGACGAGACCTTCGAGCTGCTGCACGAGCGCCGCGGGATGGCTTGGATCGGCCTGTTCCGTCCCAGCCCCGCGGAGCTGGACTCGGTGGCCCGCGAGTTCGACCTGCACCCGCTGGCGGTGGAGGACGCGGGCAAGGGCCACCAGCGGCCCAAGGTGGAGCGCTACGGCGACACCCTCTTCGTGGTGCTGCGTCCGGCCTGGTACGTCGACGAGACCGAGACCGTGGAGTTCGGGGAGGTGCACGTCTTCATCGGCCCCTCCTTCGTGGTCACGGTGCGCCACGCCACGCGCCCGGACCTGGCCCCGGTCCGCAGCCGTCTGGAGTCGTCCCCCGACCTGCTGGCCATGGGTCCGGAGGCCGTGCTCTACACGGTGCTGGACGAGGTGGTCGACGGCTACGCCCCCGTCGTGGCGGGCCTGGAGAACGACATCGACGAGATCGAGGACCAGCTCTTCGCCAACGACCCCGACGTCTCCCGCCGCATCTACCAGCTGCTCAGCGAGGTGATCGGCTTCCAGCGCGCCACCACGCCGCTGTTCGCGGTGCTCGAGGGGCTGCTGCGGGGTGCGGAGAAGTACCAGGTGCACGAGGAGCTGCAGCGCTCGCTGCGTGACGTGCTGGACCACGCGCTGCGGGTCACCGAGCGGGCCGACGCCTTCCGGACCCTGCTGCAGAACGCCCTGACCGTGCACTCCACCCTGGTCACCCAGCAGCAGAACGACGAGATGCGTCGACTGTCCGAGGCCGGGCTGGCCCAGAACGAGGAGACCCGCCGGCTGTCGGAGACCTCGCTGCGCCAGGGTGAGGAGGTCAAGAAGATCTCCGCCTGGGCGGCCATCCTGTTCGCGCCCACCCTGATCGCCTCGGTCTACGGGATGAACTTCGACCACATGCCCGAGCTGGCCTGGCGGGCCGGGTACCCGCTGGCGGTGGGTGGGATGGTGCTGATGGCCCTCGTCCTCTACGCGGTGTTCCGCCGCAAGGGCTGGCTGTGA
- a CDS encoding mycothione reductase — protein sequence MRHFDLVIIGSGSGNSLIDESLDGQRVALVDKGIFGGTCLNVGCIPTKMYVHPANLASTPERAARLGVGLRRESVDWVGIRDRIFTRIDAISSGGEDWRRRADNVTLYRERGRFTGERTFVVGDEEITADRFVVAAGSRPVVPDVPGVEQEWFEHGATTRPAWAHTSDTVMRIDALPASMVIVGGGFVAAEFAHVFASFGVDVTIVLRSDRMLREEDADVSARFTDLMARRVRLVRGTTVAEVRAEADGSGATVVGEDGSTHHGDLVLFATGRVPNGDTLDLPKAGIGVDDAGRVVVDAYQRTTAEGVFALGDVSNRWQLKHVANAEMRVVKHNLAHPDAMIRSDHRFVPHAVFSEPQVASVGLTEQEARDAGLDVVTAHQDYGSIAYGWAMEDDTHFAKLVAERGTGRLLGAHIIGPEASVLIQPLIQAMSFGLGAREMATGQYWIHPAMTELVENALLALDL from the coding sequence GTGCGCCACTTCGACCTCGTCATCATCGGTTCCGGCTCGGGCAACTCCCTGATCGACGAGTCGCTGGACGGCCAGCGGGTGGCCCTGGTCGACAAGGGCATCTTCGGCGGCACCTGCCTCAACGTCGGGTGCATCCCCACCAAGATGTACGTCCACCCCGCCAACCTGGCCTCCACGCCGGAGCGCGCGGCCCGGCTCGGGGTCGGGTTGCGTCGGGAGTCGGTGGACTGGGTGGGCATCCGCGACCGCATCTTCACCCGCATCGACGCCATCTCCAGCGGCGGTGAGGACTGGCGCCGCCGGGCCGACAACGTCACCCTCTACCGCGAGCGCGGCCGTTTCACCGGCGAGCGCACCTTCGTGGTCGGGGACGAGGAGATCACCGCCGACCGCTTCGTGGTCGCCGCCGGCAGCCGCCCGGTCGTCCCGGACGTCCCCGGCGTGGAGCAGGAGTGGTTCGAGCACGGCGCCACCACCCGGCCGGCCTGGGCCCACACCTCCGACACCGTGATGCGCATCGACGCGCTGCCGGCGTCGATGGTCATCGTGGGCGGCGGTTTCGTGGCCGCCGAGTTCGCCCACGTGTTCGCCTCCTTCGGGGTCGACGTCACCATCGTGCTGCGCTCGGACCGCATGCTGCGCGAGGAGGACGCCGACGTGTCCGCCCGGTTCACCGACCTGATGGCCCGACGGGTGCGGCTGGTGCGGGGCACCACGGTGGCGGAGGTACGGGCCGAGGCGGACGGCTCCGGGGCGACCGTGGTCGGTGAGGACGGCTCCACCCACCACGGCGACCTGGTGCTCTTCGCCACCGGCCGCGTCCCCAACGGCGACACCCTCGACCTGCCGAAGGCGGGCATCGGGGTCGACGACGCCGGGCGGGTGGTGGTCGACGCCTACCAGCGCACCACCGCCGAGGGCGTCTTCGCCCTGGGCGACGTCAGCAACCGCTGGCAGCTCAAGCACGTGGCCAACGCCGAGATGCGGGTGGTCAAGCACAACCTGGCCCACCCCGACGCGATGATCCGCTCCGACCACCGCTTCGTCCCGCACGCGGTGTTCTCCGAGCCGCAGGTGGCCTCGGTCGGGCTCACCGAGCAGGAGGCCCGCGACGCCGGTCTCGACGTCGTCACCGCCCACCAGGACTACGGCTCGATCGCCTACGGCTGGGCGATGGAGGACGACACCCACTTCGCCAAGCTGGTGGCCGAGCGGGGGACCGGTCGGCTGCTGGGCGCCCACATCATCGGCCCCGAGGCCTCGGTGCTGATCCAGCCGCTGATCCAGGCGATGTCCTTCGGGCTCGGGGCCCGGGAGATGGCGACGGGGCAGTACTGGATCCACCCGGCCATGACCGAGCTGGTCGAGAACGCCCTGCTGGCCCTCGACCTCTGA
- a CDS encoding 1-phosphofructokinase family hexose kinase yields the protein MITAVVLSPSLDISYEVDELTVGAIHRPLSTVRCAGGKGLNMVRAATALGAPTRAVTVLGGPVGDLMRTLLAEEGLPAVVVPNPHETRICVSVAGADMTEIYQRATPLADGVLDDVEAALDEALAGGTDWVAVNGGLPEGADPARVADLLARARHHGARVAADCYGELLTELLERGVDLVKINRSEAVDLVGTAPDVDLSELVAAVAARASAPVVVTDGASGSALSQDGRRWRVAASSRRGRWSQGSGDSYLGGLLTGLTEGLGLVDAVRLGAGAGTANAMVPGPGRLREDEARAIAAELAVTTV from the coding sequence ATGATCACGGCGGTGGTGCTCAGCCCCAGCCTGGACATCAGCTACGAGGTCGACGAGCTCACCGTCGGCGCCATCCACCGGCCCCTCAGCACGGTCCGCTGCGCCGGCGGCAAGGGCCTCAACATGGTGCGGGCGGCGACCGCGCTCGGTGCGCCGACCCGGGCCGTGACCGTCCTCGGCGGCCCGGTGGGGGACCTGATGCGCACCCTGCTGGCGGAGGAGGGGCTGCCGGCGGTGGTGGTGCCCAACCCGCACGAGACCCGGATCTGCGTCTCGGTCGCCGGGGCCGACATGACCGAGATCTACCAGCGGGCCACCCCGCTGGCCGACGGCGTGCTGGACGACGTCGAGGCCGCCCTGGACGAGGCGCTGGCCGGCGGCACGGACTGGGTCGCGGTCAACGGCGGGCTGCCCGAGGGCGCCGACCCCGCCCGGGTCGCCGACCTGCTGGCCCGGGCCCGCCACCACGGCGCCCGGGTGGCCGCCGACTGCTACGGGGAGCTGCTGACCGAGCTGCTGGAGCGCGGCGTGGACCTGGTCAAGATCAACCGCTCCGAGGCCGTCGACCTGGTCGGGACCGCCCCCGACGTCGACCTGTCCGAGCTGGTCGCGGCCGTCGCCGCGCGGGCGTCCGCGCCGGTGGTGGTCACCGACGGGGCGTCGGGGTCGGCGCTGTCCCAGGACGGACGGCGCTGGCGGGTCGCGGCCAGCAGCCGTCGCGGCCGCTGGTCCCAGGGCAGCGGCGACAGCTACCTGGGCGGTCTGCTGACCGGGCTCACCGAGGGCCTGGGGCTGGTCGACGCCGTCCGCCTCGGTGCCGGGGCCGGCACCGCCAACGCGATGGTCCCCGGCCCCGGTCGGCTGCGCGAGGACGAGGCCCGCGCGATCGCCGCCGAGCTCGCCGTCACCACGGTCTGA
- the ccsB gene encoding c-type cytochrome biogenesis protein CcsB: MDVGGVSNTAMVTAAVIYLFAAIAHAAEWAAARGTGETTGERRTRERQLVGASVGEPGSGSVALQAGAGDPVDDERALLRVDRFGRIGVALTLVAFVVHALAVVTRGLAADRFPWGNMYEFVSTSLLFVVAVHLFLAVRLGQRWLGLLVTLLSTVGMGLAVTVFYVDVAPLVPSLHSAWFLFHIVAAALSGAAFNVGALASILYLVKDRAERRGTVRGYLAKLPSARQIDLIAYRAHAFAFPLWTFTIAAGAVWAQYAWGRFWGWDPKETMSLVTWVIYAGYLHARATAGWRGTPAAVMAITGVVAFWFNFIGINLLVSGLHSYAGV; this comes from the coding sequence ATGGACGTCGGAGGAGTGTCGAACACCGCCATGGTCACCGCGGCGGTGATCTACCTGTTCGCAGCCATCGCCCACGCCGCCGAGTGGGCCGCCGCCCGCGGCACCGGGGAGACCACCGGTGAGCGACGCACCCGCGAGCGCCAGCTGGTCGGCGCCTCGGTGGGCGAGCCCGGGTCCGGCTCGGTGGCCCTCCAGGCCGGCGCCGGGGACCCCGTCGACGACGAGCGCGCGCTGCTCCGGGTCGACCGCTTCGGCCGGATCGGGGTGGCCCTCACGCTGGTGGCCTTCGTCGTGCACGCCCTCGCGGTGGTCACCCGCGGGCTGGCCGCCGACCGGTTCCCGTGGGGCAACATGTACGAGTTCGTCAGCACCTCGCTGCTGTTCGTGGTCGCCGTGCACCTGTTCCTGGCCGTCCGGCTCGGGCAGCGCTGGCTCGGGCTGCTCGTGACCCTGCTCTCCACGGTCGGCATGGGGCTGGCCGTCACCGTCTTCTACGTCGACGTCGCCCCGCTGGTGCCCTCGCTGCACTCGGCCTGGTTCCTCTTCCACATCGTCGCCGCGGCCCTGTCGGGTGCGGCCTTCAACGTCGGCGCGCTGGCTTCGATCCTCTACCTCGTCAAGGACCGCGCCGAGCGCCGCGGGACCGTCCGCGGGTACCTGGCGAAGCTGCCCTCGGCCCGCCAGATCGACCTGATCGCCTACCGCGCGCACGCCTTCGCCTTCCCGCTGTGGACCTTCACCATCGCCGCCGGCGCGGTCTGGGCGCAGTACGCCTGGGGCCGGTTCTGGGGCTGGGACCCCAAGGAGACGATGAGCCTGGTCACCTGGGTCATCTACGCCGGCTACCTGCACGCCCGGGCCACCGCCGGCTGGCGGGGGACGCCGGCCGCAGTGATGGCCATCACCGGGGTGGTGGCGTTCTGGTTCAACTTCATCGGCATCAACCTGCTGGTCTCCGGTCTGCACTCCTACGCGGGGGTGTGA
- the resB gene encoding cytochrome c biogenesis protein ResB — MRTALTLLLALAVAAIPGALLPQRPTAPFEVSAWIEESPALGRFYDAIGLFDVYASPWFSAIYLLLFVSLVGCIVPRTRVYWRALRAQPPRTPRNLRRLPAAATTTSDAAPAEVLEAAAAALRRKRFRVQVREDSVAAERGHLREAGNLVFHLSLVVLLIGLAVGALGGYRGNVVVPVGQGFANTISQYDDITAGGRFDPTGLPPFSLVVNQFTAEFETGPVQMGAARVFDADLTVTESPGEQPYDFNLEVNRPLTIDGTDVHLTGHGYAPRVTVRDGNGDVAFSGLVPFLPQDGNFTSAGAIKAPDARPERLAFQGFFLPTAQVDELGPRSLFPDAFAPELFLNAWYGPPKEETGAPENVYSLDITGLEKVLTEDGTDTLRIRLAPGESVTLPDGRGSITMDGWERWVKLQVSSTPALPLTLGAVVAAVTGLCLSLFVRPRRIWVRARAGTSGETEIEVGGLDRADARTGLDEDVAQLAQQLGADENGPGDGAERRPGQGEDER, encoded by the coding sequence ATGCGCACCGCGCTGACCCTGCTGCTGGCGCTGGCCGTGGCCGCCATCCCCGGCGCCCTGCTGCCGCAGCGGCCCACCGCGCCGTTCGAGGTCAGCGCCTGGATCGAGGAGAGCCCCGCGCTGGGACGCTTCTACGACGCCATCGGGCTCTTCGACGTCTACGCCTCGCCCTGGTTCTCCGCCATCTACCTGCTGCTCTTCGTCTCCCTGGTCGGCTGCATCGTGCCCCGCACCCGGGTGTACTGGCGGGCCCTGCGCGCCCAGCCGCCCCGGACCCCGAGGAACCTGCGCCGCCTCCCCGCCGCCGCCACCACCACCAGCGACGCCGCCCCGGCCGAGGTGCTGGAGGCCGCCGCCGCGGCGCTGCGCCGCAAGCGGTTCCGGGTGCAGGTGCGCGAGGACTCGGTGGCCGCCGAGCGCGGCCACCTCCGCGAGGCCGGCAACCTGGTCTTCCACCTGAGCCTGGTGGTGCTGCTGATCGGGCTGGCCGTGGGTGCCCTCGGCGGGTACCGCGGCAACGTGGTCGTCCCGGTCGGGCAGGGGTTCGCCAACACCATCAGCCAGTACGACGACATCACCGCCGGCGGTCGCTTCGACCCCACCGGGCTGCCGCCGTTCTCCCTCGTCGTGAACCAGTTCACCGCCGAGTTCGAGACCGGCCCGGTGCAGATGGGCGCGGCCCGTGTCTTCGACGCCGACCTCACCGTCACCGAGTCACCGGGGGAGCAGCCCTACGACTTCAACCTCGAGGTCAACAGGCCGCTCACCATCGACGGCACCGACGTCCACCTCACCGGTCACGGCTACGCCCCCCGGGTCACCGTCCGCGACGGCAACGGCGACGTCGCCTTCTCCGGGCTGGTGCCCTTCCTGCCCCAGGACGGCAACTTCACCTCCGCCGGCGCCATCAAGGCACCCGACGCGCGACCGGAGCGGCTGGCCTTCCAGGGCTTCTTCCTGCCCACCGCCCAGGTCGACGAGCTGGGCCCGCGCTCGCTGTTCCCCGACGCCTTCGCCCCCGAGCTCTTCCTCAACGCCTGGTACGGCCCGCCGAAGGAGGAGACCGGGGCACCGGAGAACGTGTACTCCCTCGACATCACCGGGCTGGAGAAGGTGCTCACCGAGGACGGCACCGACACCCTGCGGATCCGGCTCGCGCCGGGGGAGAGCGTCACCCTGCCCGACGGCCGGGGCTCGATCACCATGGACGGCTGGGAGCGCTGGGTGAAGCTGCAGGTCAGCAGCACCCCCGCCCTGCCGCTGACCCTCGGTGCGGTGGTGGCCGCGGTCACCGGGCTGTGCCTGTCGCTGTTCGTCCGCCCGCGACGGATCTGGGTGCGGGCCCGGGCCGGAACCAGTGGTGAGACGGAGATCGAGGTCGGCGGTCTGGACCGGGCCGACGCCCGGACCGGTCTCGACGAGGACGTGGCCCAGCTCGCGCAGCAGCTGGGCGCAGACGAGAATGGACCCGGAGACGGCGCGGAGCGCCGGCCCGGACAGGGAGAGGACGAGCGCTGA